Proteins from a genomic interval of Carboxydocella sporoproducens DSM 16521:
- a CDS encoding ABC-2 transporter permease encodes MASLLYKEFVTQRTAILLYLVLAMLYITQILHVDLPFSLISLLAMFFTVNTIAQEDKNNSHILINSLPISRKEVVIAKYLFTIFFGLLLIGIALIYQTVFSSVMLEKDLFHAAMAIVFVIWFIAIYYPLYYWLGPRFVQIGWFIFFILSAATMPMLINLGREHNYWGVVALIQSVPVYILGVMLCGLTGIILLISLFLSVRLYEKKEF; translated from the coding sequence ATGGCAAGCTTACTGTACAAAGAGTTTGTCACGCAACGGACTGCGATCTTGCTCTATCTGGTGTTAGCTATGCTGTATATTACCCAAATCCTCCATGTTGACCTACCCTTTTCACTCATATCGTTATTAGCGATGTTTTTTACCGTAAACACTATCGCTCAGGAGGATAAAAACAACAGCCACATCTTGATCAACAGCCTGCCCATCTCCAGAAAAGAGGTTGTCATCGCCAAATATCTGTTTACTATCTTTTTCGGCTTACTTCTGATAGGAATCGCATTGATTTATCAGACCGTGTTCAGTTCTGTAATGTTAGAAAAGGATCTATTTCATGCGGCTATGGCAATAGTATTTGTCATCTGGTTTATAGCGATTTATTACCCGCTGTATTACTGGTTAGGGCCACGCTTTGTCCAGATCGGCTGGTTCATATTCTTCATCCTGTCGGCTGCGACTATGCCTATGTTAATTAATCTGGGAAGGGAACACAACTATTGGGGCGTTGTGGCTTTGATCCAATCAGTCCCTGTTTATATTCTGGGTGTGATGCTATGCGGATTAACTGGAATAATTCTGCTGATCTCATTGTTCCTGTCAGTTCGGCTTTATGAGAAGAAGGAATTTTAA
- a CDS encoding ABC transporter ATP-binding protein, with the protein MEDVVVLDQVSKTYRDFKLDRVSFTIKKGYIHGFIGRNGAGKTTTIKLMMNLIHRDEGSIRIFGLDNREHERKIKQRLGFVYADNHFYDDLTGEQMKRVIARFYPDWDEKAYNRYLKMFDLPANKKIKHLSRGMQMKYSIALALSHNADLIIMDEPTSGLDPVVRQEILELLSEVIQEGEKTVFFSTHITSDLEQIADFITFIHDGRIQFSLTKDEVLERYTMIKGGTDLLDQDNRKLFIGLRETPYGFEGLTTEPKLVYQLFQDQVLYEKPSLEQIMLYTVKSDKNSTR; encoded by the coding sequence ATGGAGGATGTGGTTGTTTTAGACCAGGTAAGTAAAACCTATAGAGACTTTAAACTGGATCGGGTCTCGTTCACGATCAAAAAAGGATATATCCATGGCTTTATCGGGCGCAACGGGGCAGGTAAAACCACCACGATTAAGTTGATGATGAATCTTATTCACCGGGATGAGGGCTCGATTCGGATATTCGGGCTGGACAACCGTGAGCATGAAAGGAAAATCAAACAGCGCCTTGGTTTCGTCTATGCAGACAATCACTTTTACGATGATCTGACTGGCGAACAGATGAAGCGCGTAATCGCCAGGTTTTATCCTGATTGGGACGAAAAGGCTTATAACCGTTATCTCAAAATGTTCGACCTTCCGGCTAACAAAAAAATCAAGCACCTTTCCAGGGGAATGCAAATGAAGTATTCCATTGCCCTAGCCTTATCCCATAATGCCGACCTGATCATTATGGATGAGCCTACTTCTGGCCTTGACCCCGTGGTTCGCCAGGAAATCCTGGAACTTCTGTCCGAAGTTATCCAGGAAGGAGAGAAAACAGTCTTTTTTTCTACCCACATTACTTCGGATCTGGAACAAATAGCTGATTTTATTACCTTCATCCATGACGGCAGAATCCAATTCAGCCTTACTAAAGATGAAGTCTTGGAAAGATATACCATGATCAAGGGTGGGACGGACTTACTGGATCAAGATAACCGGAAGCTCTTTATTGGATTGCGGGAAACACCCTATGGGTTTGAGGGTTTGACTACTGAGCCGAAACTGGTTTACCAGTTATTTCAGGATCAGGTGCTATACGAAAAACCTTCTTTAGAGCAAATCATGCTCTATACGGTTAAGAGCGACAAAAACAGCACGAGGTGA
- a CDS encoding GntR family transcriptional regulator: MKIIISNTSKEPIYEQIKRQLKEAILKGELKEGELLPSIRQLAKDLHISVITTKRAYDDLEKEGYIFSVVGKGSFVAEPNREFLREMRLKWIEEKLAEVVAESKSLNISLAELQEMLKLLYDEG, encoded by the coding sequence ATGAAAATTATCATTTCAAACACCAGCAAAGAGCCGATTTACGAACAAATCAAAAGACAGCTGAAAGAAGCCATCCTCAAGGGCGAATTAAAAGAAGGGGAACTTCTCCCTTCGATCCGACAGCTGGCCAAAGATTTGCACATTAGTGTAATCACCACAAAACGGGCTTATGATGACCTGGAAAAAGAAGGTTATATCTTTTCTGTTGTCGGGAAAGGATCATTTGTCGCAGAGCCGAACCGGGAATTTTTGCGAGAGATGAGGCTAAAGTGGATCGAAGAAAAACTGGCTGAGGTGGTAGCTGAAAGCAAATCCCTGAACATTAGTCTGGCAGAACTGCAGGAGATGCTGAAGCTGCTCTACGATGAGGGATAA
- a CDS encoding ImmA/IrrE family metallo-endopeptidase has product MSNKASLHKLIKECIYYNDKELFDTIEDRAISFASRYIGNGLIIQDDIFNVIKNYAQGAHLLLFPIQDDEMRGFICNYKGKLFIFINTNLPLEKQIFTAAHELYHLLFHREQLENAYSHLIKSEDLGSKFEEREANLFAALLLVPRTLLKEQIEILKIGSVNLNLLDIIRLMDVFAVPYKTMVLRLYETGFLKESDADKWLRIPDRDENAGVLYEMRKHEIGLRWQERTRKINYSNLKALIIDNDNEELIPERKAAKDLDYIQKSMEEIFKELGKKIE; this is encoded by the coding sequence ATGAGTAATAAGGCAAGTCTTCATAAACTAATAAAAGAATGTATTTATTACAACGATAAAGAGCTTTTTGATACTATTGAAGACAGAGCAATAAGTTTTGCAAGCAGATATATTGGTAATGGGTTAATCATTCAAGATGATATTTTCAATGTTATAAAAAATTATGCACAGGGAGCACACTTGCTGCTTTTTCCTATTCAGGACGATGAAATGCGTGGTTTTATATGTAATTATAAAGGTAAATTATTTATATTTATAAATACAAACCTTCCCCTGGAAAAACAAATTTTTACTGCAGCTCACGAGCTGTACCACCTTTTATTCCATCGTGAACAACTGGAGAACGCATATAGTCATCTTATAAAATCGGAGGACCTGGGTAGTAAGTTTGAGGAAAGGGAAGCTAATCTTTTTGCAGCTCTCTTGCTAGTACCCCGGACTTTATTAAAAGAGCAAATAGAAATTTTGAAAATAGGATCGGTTAATTTAAATTTGCTGGATATTATTCGCTTAATGGATGTCTTTGCTGTTCCATATAAAACTATGGTTTTGAGATTGTATGAAACGGGGTTTCTTAAAGAAAGCGATGCAGACAAATGGTTGCGGATTCCCGACCGCGATGAAAATGCTGGGGTTTTATATGAAATGCGGAAACATGAGATCGGTCTACGCTGGCAGGAACGGACCAGGAAGATAAATTACAGTAACTTGAAAGCTTTAATCATTGATAATGATAACGAAGAACTCATTCCAGAAAGAAAAGCAGCAAAAGATTTAGACTACATCCAGAAAAGCATGGAAGAAATTTTTAAGGAGTTGGGTAAGAAAATTGAGTAA
- a CDS encoding helix-turn-helix domain-containing protein, whose product MLTTNQIIGQNILGILNKKSMTQAALAEKLGCTRQEINKIVHGRKNITVQELKEIAAILNVPIEELTKEKNVTENIEPITMFLGQVKTKEAKIGLLHAQKIMDMILFHSQVQENKSKLIKDWDV is encoded by the coding sequence ATGCTGACGACTAATCAAATTATTGGGCAAAATATTTTAGGTATTCTCAACAAAAAATCTATGACTCAAGCTGCCCTGGCAGAAAAACTTGGTTGTACAAGGCAGGAAATCAATAAGATTGTTCATGGGCGAAAAAATATTACCGTACAAGAATTAAAAGAAATAGCTGCTATATTAAATGTACCTATTGAAGAACTAACAAAAGAAAAAAATGTTACCGAGAACATAGAACCAATCACAATGTTTTTGGGTCAGGTCAAAACGAAAGAGGCAAAAATAGGTCTATTACATGCTCAAAAAATCATGGATATGATTCTTTTCCATAGTCAGGTACAGGAGAATAAAAGTAAATTAATTAAGGATTGGGATGTTTAA